One stretch of Trichocoleus sp. DNA includes these proteins:
- a CDS encoding ABC transporter ATP-binding protein, which translates to MEQSVVYLDSVSKVYRTGETEIYAVKEVTIEVQPGEFYSLLGSSGSGKTTTLRLIGGFEIPEYGQVYIGGEAVTTLPPYRRNVHTVFQSYALFPHMSVSENIAYPLKIARVPRSEIATRVQEALRMFQITELSDRRPNQLSGGQQQRVALARALINRPKVLLLDEPLSALDAKIREEVRQELRELQRQTNLTFIYVTHDQEEALALSDRVAVMHQGQVEQIGTPKEIYDRPASLFVAQFIGKANFLTGTVQQVTHEITHQSVVADVQGTLIQAISPSFVPQIGSQVTLMIRPERICFNEHSAENQIAGTLDTMTYVGQMVQSRICTAIGSITVTQLSADQEWDKQTRILTWKAQDCIVVQSSPRARQ; encoded by the coding sequence ATGGAACAGAGCGTTGTTTATTTAGACTCGGTGAGTAAGGTTTATCGAACAGGCGAAACGGAGATCTATGCCGTTAAAGAAGTGACGATCGAGGTTCAGCCAGGAGAGTTTTATTCGTTGCTCGGTTCGAGTGGGTCAGGCAAAACCACGACACTTCGGCTCATTGGTGGCTTTGAAATTCCAGAATATGGGCAGGTTTACATTGGCGGCGAAGCAGTGACAACGCTACCTCCTTATCGGCGTAATGTGCATACGGTGTTCCAGAGCTATGCCCTATTTCCGCATATGAGCGTGAGTGAAAACATTGCTTATCCGCTCAAAATTGCCAGAGTACCGCGTAGCGAGATTGCAACTAGAGTGCAAGAAGCACTGCGAATGTTCCAAATTACTGAATTGAGCGATCGGCGACCCAATCAGCTTTCGGGTGGACAGCAGCAGCGGGTGGCTCTGGCGCGTGCCCTGATTAATCGTCCTAAAGTGCTATTGCTGGATGAACCGCTCTCGGCATTGGACGCCAAAATTCGAGAAGAAGTGCGTCAAGAACTCCGAGAACTGCAACGACAAACCAATCTCACGTTTATTTACGTCACGCATGATCAGGAAGAAGCCCTGGCACTATCCGATCGCGTTGCGGTGATGCATCAGGGTCAGGTGGAACAGATTGGCACACCCAAAGAAATTTACGATCGTCCGGCTTCACTATTCGTAGCGCAGTTTATCGGCAAAGCCAATTTTTTGACGGGCACAGTCCAGCAAGTCACTCATGAAATAACTCATCAAAGCGTTGTTGCAGATGTGCAGGGTACATTGATTCAAGCCATCTCACCCAGTTTTGTTCCACAGATTGGGTCACAGGTGACATTGATGATACGTCCAGAACGCATCTGCTTTAACGAGCATTCAGCAGAAAACCAGATCGCAGGAACGCTGGACACCATGACTTATGTTGGACAAATGGTGCAATCTCGTATCTGTACAGCGATCGGCAGCATCACCGTTACTCAGCTAAGTGCAGATCAGGAATGGGACAAACAGACGCGAATCCTGACATGGAAGGCTCAAGACTGTATTGTGGTTCAATCCTCACCCCGAGCGAGGCAATGA
- a CDS encoding 2,3-bisphosphoglycerate-dependent phosphoglycerate mutase — MAKLILIRHGQSLWNAANKFTGWVDVPLSERGRAEATIASCKLRDHRVDVCFTSVLFRAMETAVVCLTECDEICGGKTPIFKHAADDPNWHGWDRYEGDASLELPIFPTPALDERYYGDLQGLNKAEMAEKYGAEQVKLWRRSFSARPPGGESLEDTQKRVAPFFENRILTHVKQGDNVLVAAHGNSLRAIIMTLDNLSPEEVPALELTTGIPLIYEIDAEGKVLMKEILL; from the coding sequence ATGGCGAAGCTGATTTTGATACGTCATGGACAAAGCTTGTGGAATGCCGCAAATAAATTTACTGGATGGGTGGATGTACCCCTGAGCGAAAGAGGACGTGCCGAAGCAACGATCGCTTCTTGTAAGCTCAGAGATCATCGTGTTGATGTCTGTTTTACCAGTGTTCTATTTCGAGCAATGGAAACAGCCGTCGTTTGTTTAACAGAATGTGATGAGATTTGTGGGGGCAAAACACCTATCTTTAAACATGCAGCGGATGATCCTAATTGGCATGGATGGGATAGGTATGAGGGAGACGCAAGCCTGGAACTGCCAATTTTTCCAACGCCTGCGCTGGACGAACGCTACTACGGCGACTTGCAGGGACTCAACAAAGCTGAAATGGCAGAAAAATATGGTGCTGAACAGGTGAAGCTTTGGCGACGCTCTTTTTCAGCAAGACCGCCAGGGGGTGAAAGTTTAGAAGATACTCAAAAGCGAGTTGCCCCCTTCTTTGAGAACCGGATTCTGACTCATGTAAAACAAGGTGACAATGTTTTAGTTGCAGCGCATGGTAACTCACTCAGAGCAATCATCATGACGCTTGATAACCTGTCACCTGAGGAAGTTCCGGCACTGGAATTAACCACTGGAATTCCGCTGATTTATGAAATTGATGCAGAGGGTAAAGTGCTGATGAAGGAGATTTTGCTGTAA
- a CDS encoding GlsB/YeaQ/YmgE family stress response membrane protein, translated as MNILAWIVLGLIAGALAKAIYPGRQGGGILGTMLLGIIGAFVGGSLYNLFTTGSIALTASALSIGGVVVAVIGAIIALFIYYALTRRGAY; from the coding sequence ATGAATATTTTGGCTTGGATCGTATTAGGTTTGATTGCAGGTGCACTGGCTAAAGCAATTTATCCTGGTCGTCAGGGTGGCGGTATCCTGGGTACGATGTTGCTAGGCATTATTGGTGCGTTTGTTGGCGGTAGCCTCTATAATCTGTTCACCACGGGTTCGATCGCTCTGACAGCGTCGGCTCTAAGCATTGGCGGTGTTGTGGTTGCTGTCATTGGCGCAATTATTGCCCTGTTTATTTACTACGCTCTGACTCGTCGCGGTGCTTATTAA
- a CDS encoding 2-hydroxyacid dehydrogenase, with translation MKVAVFSTKPYDVRFLEEANRDQKHELVFLEPRLTAETASLAQEFPAVCVFINDQLNDTTLRSIASTGTKLVALRSAGFNNVNLTVAKELGMTIVRVPAYSPYAVAEHAVGLVLMLNRRLYRAYNRVRDDNFSLDGLLGFDIHSSTVGIVGTGKIGQCFAQIMKGFGANLLAYDVHQNPACLELGVQYVELPELLATSDIVSLHCPLTPETYHLINTETLQHLKRGAMLINTSRGALLDTEAAIEAIKSGTIGYLGIDVYEQEENLFFEDLSNSIVRDNTFQLLQSFPNVIITAHQAFFTRNALEKIAETTISNITDFAEGRPCPNELR, from the coding sequence ATGAAAGTTGCTGTTTTCAGCACAAAGCCTTACGATGTGCGCTTTTTAGAGGAAGCCAATCGGGATCAAAAACATGAACTCGTTTTCCTTGAACCTCGCCTGACCGCTGAAACCGCTTCACTTGCTCAGGAATTTCCAGCAGTTTGCGTCTTTATTAATGACCAACTAAACGATACAACGCTCCGATCGATCGCCAGTACTGGCACAAAGCTGGTTGCCCTCCGCAGTGCTGGATTTAATAATGTCAATCTGACAGTGGCAAAAGAGCTGGGCATGACCATTGTGAGAGTTCCTGCCTACTCGCCCTATGCAGTCGCAGAACATGCAGTCGGTCTAGTGCTGATGCTCAATCGCCGCCTCTACCGTGCCTACAACCGGGTACGAGACGATAATTTCTCTTTAGATGGATTGCTCGGTTTTGATATTCATAGTAGTACTGTTGGTATTGTGGGGACAGGCAAGATTGGTCAATGTTTCGCGCAGATCATGAAAGGGTTTGGCGCAAATCTCCTTGCTTATGATGTTCATCAAAATCCAGCCTGTCTGGAGTTAGGCGTTCAATATGTGGAGTTGCCTGAACTGCTAGCAACCTCCGATATTGTCTCGCTTCATTGTCCGCTGACTCCAGAAACCTATCACTTGATCAATACCGAAACTTTGCAACATCTTAAGCGGGGGGCAATGCTGATTAATACCAGTCGTGGTGCCCTTTTGGACACGGAAGCCGCGATCGAGGCAATTAAGTCAGGGACGATCGGCTATTTAGGGATTGATGTTTATGAACAAGAAGAAAACCTGTTCTTTGAAGATCTTTCCAATAGTATTGTTCGAGATAACACATTTCAACTCCTGCAATCCTTTCCGAATGTCATCATCACTGCACACCAGGCTTTCTTTACGCGCAATGCTCTAGAAAAGATTGCTGAAACAACGATTTCCAACATTACAGATTTTGCAGAAGGTCGTCCTTGTCCCAATGAACTGCGATAA
- the psaB gene encoding photosystem I core protein PsaB: protein MATKFPKFSQGLAQDPTTRRIWYGIATAHDFESHDGMTEENLYQKIFASHFGHVAIIFLWTSSLLFHVAWQGNFESWIKDPLHVRPIAHAIWDPHFGKAAVDAFTQGGANYPVNIAYSGVYHWWYTIGMRTNGELYMGSVFLLLLAALFLFAGWLHLQPKFRPSLSWFKNAESRLNHHLAGLFGVSSLAWAGHLIHVAIPESRGQHVGWNNFLTTPPHPAGLTPFFTGNWGAYAANPDTAQHVFGTAQGSGTAILTFLGGFHPQTQSLWLTDMAHHHLAIAVLFIIAGHMYRTNFGIGHSIKEMLNSKAGLLTPRSEGQFNLPHHGLYDTYNNSLHFQLGIHLASLGVAASLVAQHMYSMPPYAFMARDFTTQAALYTHHQYIAGFLMVGAFAHGAIFWVRDYDPVQNQGNVLDRVLNHKEAIISHLSWVSLFLGFHTLGLYVHNDVQVAFGTPEKQILIEPVFAQFIQASHGKLLYGFDTLLSNSGSLASTAWPNHANVWLPGWLDAINSGTNSLFLTIGPGDFLVHHAIALGLHVTTLICVKGALDARGSKLFPDKKDFGFTFPCDGPGRGGTCQTSAWEQSFYLAVFWMLNTIGWVTFYFHWKHLGIWQGNVAQFNESSTYLMGWLRDYLWLYSAPLINGYNPFGMNSMAVWDWMFLFGHLVWATGFMFLISWRGYWQELIETLVWAHERTPLANLVRWKDKPVALSIVQGWLIGLIHFTVGYILTYAAFLIASTASRFA, encoded by the coding sequence ATGGCAACAAAATTCCCTAAATTTAGCCAGGGTCTTGCTCAAGATCCAACTACAAGGCGAATTTGGTACGGGATTGCCACTGCTCATGATTTTGAAAGTCACGATGGCATGACAGAGGAGAATCTTTATCAAAAGATTTTCGCCTCTCACTTTGGTCATGTGGCAATCATCTTCCTGTGGACATCCAGTTTATTGTTCCACGTTGCTTGGCAAGGCAACTTTGAAAGTTGGATCAAAGATCCGCTTCATGTTCGCCCGATCGCCCATGCAATTTGGGACCCTCATTTTGGGAAAGCGGCGGTTGATGCTTTTACTCAGGGTGGTGCAAACTATCCGGTAAACATTGCTTATTCGGGTGTGTATCACTGGTGGTACACGATCGGGATGCGAACCAATGGCGAACTGTACATGGGTTCCGTCTTCCTGCTCCTGCTGGCGGCACTGTTCCTATTTGCAGGCTGGCTGCACCTTCAGCCCAAGTTCCGTCCCTCCTTGTCCTGGTTTAAGAACGCTGAGTCCCGTTTGAATCACCACCTGGCAGGTTTGTTTGGGGTGAGTTCGCTGGCTTGGGCAGGTCACTTGATCCACGTCGCTATTCCTGAATCTCGGGGACAGCATGTGGGCTGGAATAACTTCTTGACCACCCCCCCTCATCCGGCAGGCTTAACGCCTTTCTTTACCGGGAATTGGGGTGCCTATGCTGCCAATCCAGATACAGCACAGCATGTCTTTGGTACGGCACAAGGATCTGGAACTGCCATTCTCACTTTCCTGGGTGGCTTCCATCCGCAGACTCAATCGCTTTGGTTGACGGATATGGCGCATCACCATTTAGCGATCGCCGTTCTGTTTATCATTGCGGGTCACATGTACCGCACTAACTTTGGAATTGGTCACAGCATTAAAGAAATGCTCAATTCTAAAGCAGGTCTGTTGACGCCAAGAAGTGAAGGTCAGTTCAATCTGCCTCACCACGGTCTGTATGACACGTACAACAACTCGTTGCACTTCCAGCTAGGAATTCACCTTGCCTCACTGGGTGTAGCAGCGTCACTGGTGGCACAGCACATGTACTCGATGCCACCCTACGCATTCATGGCGAGGGATTTTACAACCCAAGCGGCTCTCTATACCCATCACCAATACATTGCTGGATTCTTGATGGTTGGGGCGTTCGCTCACGGTGCTATCTTCTGGGTACGAGATTATGATCCAGTACAGAATCAGGGAAATGTGCTCGATCGCGTCTTGAACCACAAAGAAGCAATTATCTCTCACTTGAGTTGGGTGTCTTTGTTCCTGGGCTTCCACACTCTGGGGCTATACGTCCATAACGACGTTCAGGTTGCTTTTGGTACGCCAGAGAAGCAAATTCTGATTGAGCCTGTGTTTGCTCAGTTTATTCAGGCATCACACGGGAAGCTGCTTTACGGCTTCGATACATTGCTCTCGAACTCAGGAAGTTTAGCTTCAACTGCCTGGCCCAACCATGCCAACGTTTGGCTTCCGGGCTGGCTCGATGCCATCAACTCCGGCACAAACTCCTTGTTCCTGACGATCGGTCCTGGCGATTTCCTGGTACACCATGCGATTGCTCTGGGTCTGCACGTCACCACATTGATTTGCGTCAAAGGGGCGCTGGATGCTCGCGGCTCGAAACTCTTCCCGGATAAGAAGGATTTCGGCTTTACCTTCCCTTGTGATGGTCCGGGTCGTGGTGGTACTTGCCAAACTTCTGCCTGGGAACAGTCGTTCTATCTCGCCGTCTTCTGGATGCTGAATACGATCGGCTGGGTCACGTTCTACTTCCACTGGAAGCATCTGGGCATCTGGCAAGGTAATGTGGCGCAGTTCAACGAAAGTTCAACTTACCTGATGGGCTGGCTCCGCGATTATCTCTGGCTGTACTCGGCTCCCTTGATCAACGGCTATAACCCGTTTGGGATGAATAGTATGGCGGTTTGGGACTGGATGTTCCTCTTTGGACACCTGGTCTGGGCAACCGGATTCATGTTCCTGATCTCCTGGAGAGGATACTGGCAAGAGCTGATTGAAACGCTCGTCTGGGCACATGAACGCACGCCACTAGCAAACCTGGTGCGTTGGAAAGATAAGCCCGTTGCGCTATCGATCGTGCAAGGCTGGTTGATTGGTTTGATTCACTTTACGGTTGGCTACATTTTGACTTACGCTGCCTTCCTCATCGCTTCCACAGCAAGTCGATTTGCCTAG
- a CDS encoding amino acid transporter, which translates to MARRISPIKRNRKLLARWLLKEDRSGKEGQHAQHAWWQVMCLTGVDYFSTLGYQPGIAALAAGSLAPLATLILVLLTLFGALPIYRRVAAASPHGEGSIAMLEHLLSWWQGKLFVLCLLGFVATDFIITITLSAADATAHIVENPFVPHALSSEIVLITLLLITLLGAVFLKGFKEAIGLAVFLVGAYLLLNLVTIGVGAYQILLNPSVISNWQTALATEHGNPFKMLAISVLLFPKLALGLSGFETGVAVMPLVEGESSDSAAQPKGRIHNTHKLLSTAALIMSFFLITSSLVTTLLIPSQEFQTGGKANGRALAYLTHLYLGDAFGTLYDLSTISILWFAGASAMAGLLNIVPRYLPRYGMAPNWARANRPLVLVYTAIAFAVTILFNASVEAQGGAYATGVLVLMSSAAFAVTLSAHRRQSGTGVITFGIITIVFVYTTIVNIIERPEGIRIAAFFIGTIIFTSLVSRVWRSTELRVEQIELDETARRFISEESRGTIRLIANRKNTGDEQEYLLKEREVRSDNHIPDLDTILFLEVQVSDASEFAETISIEGIQIGDHRILRAKSAAVPNAIAAILLYLRDQTGQLPHVYFGWSEGNPIKYLLRFILFGEGDIPVVTREVLRRAEKHPDRRPAIHVAG; encoded by the coding sequence ATGGCTAGACGCATTAGTCCAATTAAACGAAATCGCAAACTGTTGGCCCGCTGGTTGCTGAAGGAGGATCGCAGCGGTAAAGAAGGGCAGCATGCTCAACACGCTTGGTGGCAGGTTATGTGCCTGACAGGTGTAGACTACTTTTCTACATTGGGGTATCAACCTGGCATTGCCGCCCTAGCTGCTGGTTCACTTGCTCCCCTGGCAACTTTAATCCTGGTATTGCTGACGCTTTTTGGCGCATTGCCCATCTATCGACGTGTTGCAGCAGCCAGTCCTCATGGGGAAGGGTCGATCGCCATGCTGGAACATCTGCTGTCCTGGTGGCAGGGTAAACTCTTTGTCCTTTGCCTACTCGGATTTGTTGCCACCGACTTTATTATCACCATTACCCTATCAGCGGCTGACGCAACTGCCCACATCGTCGAAAACCCCTTTGTGCCGCATGCTCTGAGCAGTGAGATTGTTCTCATCACTCTCCTCTTGATTACGCTACTGGGTGCTGTATTCCTGAAGGGATTTAAGGAAGCAATCGGGCTTGCTGTATTTTTAGTTGGGGCTTATCTGTTGCTGAATCTGGTGACGATCGGGGTAGGAGCTTACCAAATTCTGCTCAATCCGTCTGTCATTAGCAATTGGCAAACGGCTTTAGCGACTGAACATGGCAATCCGTTTAAGATGCTGGCAATTTCTGTTCTGCTGTTCCCTAAACTGGCACTGGGGCTATCAGGTTTTGAAACCGGGGTTGCTGTAATGCCACTTGTTGAAGGCGAAAGCAGCGATAGTGCAGCACAGCCTAAAGGACGCATCCACAATACCCACAAGCTATTGTCCACAGCCGCTTTGATCATGAGTTTCTTTTTGATTACAAGCAGCTTAGTGACAACCTTGCTCATTCCATCACAGGAATTTCAGACAGGCGGTAAAGCGAATGGGCGGGCGCTTGCTTATCTGACCCATCTTTATTTGGGAGACGCCTTTGGGACGCTGTATGACCTGAGTACAATTTCCATCCTCTGGTTTGCCGGCGCATCAGCAATGGCAGGCTTGCTTAACATTGTGCCGCGCTACTTACCCCGCTATGGCATGGCTCCCAACTGGGCAAGGGCAAATCGTCCTCTGGTGCTGGTCTATACAGCGATCGCTTTTGCAGTCACAATTCTATTTAATGCCAGCGTTGAAGCACAGGGAGGAGCCTACGCAACTGGAGTGCTGGTCTTGATGAGTTCAGCTGCATTTGCTGTAACATTATCTGCGCATCGTCGCCAATCCGGGACAGGAGTAATCACCTTTGGCATCATTACGATCGTTTTTGTCTATACAACGATCGTCAACATAATTGAGCGACCCGAAGGGATCAGAATTGCTGCTTTCTTTATTGGAACCATCATTTTTACTTCGCTAGTATCGCGAGTCTGGCGATCGACAGAACTACGGGTTGAGCAGATTGAACTGGATGAAACTGCCCGTCGGTTTATCAGTGAAGAAAGTCGGGGAACGATTCGCTTAATTGCCAATCGCAAAAATACAGGAGACGAACAAGAGTATCTTTTGAAAGAACGGGAAGTCCGATCAGATAATCACATCCCCGATCTCGATACAATTTTGTTTCTTGAAGTGCAAGTTTCAGATGCTTCTGAGTTTGCTGAAACGATTTCGATCGAAGGCATACAGATAGGAGATCACCGGATTCTGCGGGCGAAGAGTGCGGCTGTGCCTAATGCAATTGCGGCAATTCTGCTTTATCTGCGTGACCAAACCGGACAACTGCCCCATGTCTATTTTGGCTGGTCAGAAGGAAACCCCATTAAGTATTTGTTGCGCTTCATTCTGTTTGGAGAAGGAGACATTCCTGTTGTGACTCGTGAAGTGCTGCGTCGCGCCGAAAAACATCCTGACCGCCGTCCGGCGATCCATGTTGCAGGATGA
- a CDS encoding ABC transporter permease has translation MTELVSVAKPRSQPKPWFLGIWTGVVFAFLYLPIAVLVLMSFNDSRILSLPFKGVTLHWYQTAFADRALQMALINSLKVAFAATLLATLFGLLAAFTIYRYQFFGKTAFRIALNLPILLPGIVTGIAMLAYLSDLGFELSLLTVVLGHAVFGLPVALGPILTRLSQFPRSLEEAAYDLGAKPARVFIDILFPYIRSALLAGSLLAFTLSFDEVIVTIFLTGQDNTLPMEIWGRLRTNITPEIAAVATFILFISGGFVLLSQREAQE, from the coding sequence ATGACCGAACTCGTTTCTGTGGCAAAGCCGCGCTCACAGCCTAAACCCTGGTTTCTGGGCATTTGGACAGGGGTTGTGTTTGCTTTTTTGTATCTGCCGATCGCTGTTCTTGTTTTAATGAGCTTCAATGATTCTCGCATTCTATCGCTACCGTTTAAGGGAGTGACGCTGCACTGGTATCAAACTGCATTTGCAGATCGAGCATTACAGATGGCGTTGATCAATTCGCTGAAGGTAGCGTTTGCGGCAACTCTGTTAGCGACGCTCTTCGGATTGCTGGCTGCCTTTACAATCTATCGCTATCAATTCTTTGGTAAGACGGCTTTTCGGATTGCGCTCAATCTACCGATTTTGTTACCGGGAATTGTCACTGGGATTGCAATGCTGGCGTATCTCTCGGATTTAGGGTTTGAACTATCTCTCTTAACGGTGGTTTTAGGGCACGCTGTTTTTGGCTTACCTGTTGCGTTAGGTCCTATTCTTACCCGTTTAAGTCAGTTTCCGCGCAGTCTAGAGGAAGCAGCTTATGATCTGGGTGCAAAACCTGCCAGAGTGTTTATTGATATTTTGTTTCCTTATATTCGCAGCGCCTTACTCGCTGGTTCATTACTTGCATTCACGCTGTCGTTTGATGAAGTGATCGTCACTATCTTTTTAACAGGGCAAGATAACACGTTGCCGATGGAGATCTGGGGCAGACTTCGCACTAATATTACACCTGAAATTGCAGCAGTTGCTACGTTTATTCTGTTTATTAGCGGTGGGTTTGTGTTGTTGAGCCAACGTGAAGCGCAGGAGTGA
- a CDS encoding orange carotenoid-binding protein, which produces MPYTIDSARGIFPKTLSADAVPATTARFNQLSAEDQLAWTWFAFLEMGKTITVAAPGSASMQFAEEVLNQVKKMTFPEQTQVMCDLANHADTPICRTYATWSPNIKLGFWNQLGIWMEQGTVAPIPAGYQLSANAAAVLQALKDMDQGQQITVLRNSVVDMGFDPGKLGSYTKVVEPVVAPKALSQRTQVAIQGITNPTVLSYMNNMNANDFEALIQLFTPDGALQPPFQRPIVGKDAVAQFFREECQNLQLIPEQGISESVEDGFTQVKVTGKVQTPWFGAAVGMNMAWRFLLTPENKIFFVAIDLLASPKELLNLVR; this is translated from the coding sequence ATGCCCTATACGATTGATTCAGCCCGCGGTATTTTCCCAAAAACTCTCTCGGCTGATGCAGTACCTGCGACAACCGCCCGCTTTAACCAACTTAGTGCTGAAGACCAACTTGCATGGACTTGGTTTGCTTTTCTGGAAATGGGCAAGACGATCACAGTTGCCGCTCCAGGTTCTGCCAGTATGCAGTTTGCAGAAGAAGTCTTGAATCAAGTCAAAAAAATGACTTTCCCCGAACAGACTCAGGTGATGTGTGATCTGGCTAACCATGCTGACACACCCATCTGTCGCACTTATGCAACTTGGTCGCCAAATATCAAGCTAGGGTTCTGGAACCAGTTGGGAATATGGATGGAGCAGGGCACTGTTGCACCAATTCCAGCAGGCTACCAACTTTCTGCAAATGCCGCAGCCGTATTACAGGCATTGAAGGATATGGATCAAGGCCAACAGATTACCGTTTTGCGTAACTCTGTTGTTGATATGGGATTTGATCCTGGTAAACTGGGCAGCTACACCAAGGTTGTTGAACCTGTTGTTGCACCCAAGGCATTGTCTCAGCGAACTCAAGTCGCAATTCAAGGTATCACAAACCCAACGGTTTTGAGTTACATGAATAACATGAATGCGAATGATTTTGAGGCACTCATTCAATTGTTTACACCCGATGGGGCACTGCAACCTCCTTTTCAAAGACCGATCGTTGGTAAAGATGCTGTCGCTCAGTTCTTCCGGGAAGAATGCCAGAACCTGCAACTCATTCCAGAACAAGGCATTTCTGAATCCGTAGAAGATGGCTTTACTCAGGTCAAAGTGACAGGAAAAGTACAAACTCCCTGGTTTGGTGCGGCTGTGGGAATGAATATGGCTTGGAGATTTTTGCTAACCCCTGAGAATAAGATCTTCTTTGTGGCAATTGATTTGCTTGCGTCTCCGAAGGAACTGCTTAATCTAGTCCGCTAG
- a CDS encoding NADP(H)-dependent aldo-keto reductase, with protein sequence MQYHQLGESDLYVSEICLGTMTFGQQNSLEEAHQQLDYAIAQGINFIDTAEMYPVPPKAETYGATESFVGAWLKQQQRDRLIIATKIAGPGRGMKWIRDGAKAIDRPNVKQAIDDSLQRLQTDYIDLYQIHWPDRSVPLFGQTGFNPDQERETVPIAEQLEVFADVMQAGKIRYLGLSNETPWGVAEFSHVAQQLNLPKVVSIQNAYNLLNRVFDSALAEACYRERISLLAYSPLGFGTLSGKYLNQAAPSARINRFQGFGQRYLKPNVNEAITAYVEIAQRHQLSPVQLALAFVRSRWFVSSTIVGATSLEQLQENLNSLNVVLTKDILAEIDAVHLRYPNPAP encoded by the coding sequence ATGCAATATCACCAATTAGGCGAAAGCGATCTGTATGTCTCAGAAATCTGCTTAGGTACGATGACATTTGGGCAGCAGAACAGCTTGGAAGAAGCGCATCAGCAGCTAGACTATGCCATTGCCCAGGGCATTAATTTCATCGATACTGCCGAAATGTATCCTGTTCCGCCCAAAGCCGAAACTTATGGTGCTACAGAGTCTTTTGTTGGAGCATGGCTGAAGCAACAGCAACGCGATCGGCTGATTATTGCAACCAAAATTGCAGGGCCAGGACGGGGTATGAAATGGATTCGAGATGGGGCAAAAGCGATCGACCGACCGAACGTGAAGCAAGCGATCGATGACAGCCTACAACGCCTGCAAACCGATTACATTGATCTCTACCAAATCCACTGGCCCGATCGATCTGTACCTCTATTTGGGCAAACCGGATTTAATCCAGATCAGGAAAGGGAAACTGTACCGATCGCTGAGCAGTTGGAAGTCTTTGCAGATGTCATGCAAGCTGGAAAAATCCGCTATTTGGGTTTAAGCAATGAAACGCCCTGGGGTGTGGCTGAATTTAGCCATGTTGCTCAGCAATTGAATTTGCCTAAAGTTGTTTCCATTCAAAATGCCTATAACTTACTCAATCGAGTTTTTGATTCTGCGCTGGCGGAAGCTTGCTATCGAGAACGGATTAGCTTACTGGCTTACAGCCCGCTTGGATTCGGGACATTGAGCGGCAAATATTTGAATCAGGCTGCACCGAGTGCCCGGATCAATCGGTTTCAGGGATTTGGACAACGCTATTTGAAGCCAAACGTCAATGAAGCCATTACTGCCTATGTTGAGATTGCTCAACGGCATCAGCTTAGCCCTGTGCAGCTTGCTCTGGCTTTTGTCCGAAGTCGCTGGTTTGTCAGCAGCACGATCGTCGGTGCAACTTCGTTAGAGCAGCTACAAGAAAACCTGAACAGCTTAAACGTTGTTTTGACAAAAGACATTCTGGCAGAAATTGATGCAGTTCACCTGCGCTATCCCAATCCTGCTCCCTGA